In one window of Comamonas testosteroni DNA:
- a CDS encoding FliG C-terminal domain-containing protein — translation MANQLVTSAEGAAGVALLEQPAPESLDLIEQAAIVLLSMGEEPAAGVLRCLEREDLLAVTQVMSRLSGIRVDSVRQSLQHFFDDYREQSGVHGASRSFLQRSLALALGGDIAGSVLDSIYGDEIRPKMARLQWAAPAWLAERLAQEHPRMQAVFLAFLPPKLAGDVIEHLPESGREALVLNVAKLKDVDRDLLVQLEMLTEQYLAEFGTQSVSMEGVKQAAEILNRIPGNKQELVARLRARDPEIASAIETEMYDFFVLSTQSETTLTQIIEAVPAELWALALKGAEPAVRKAVLGAMPRRQAQSFEDQMRRSGPVPLSRVEQARREIMDLVKAMVDAGELEIQLFAEAVVE, via the coding sequence ATGGCCAACCAGTTGGTGACTAGCGCCGAAGGCGCGGCAGGCGTGGCGTTGCTGGAGCAGCCGGCCCCGGAAAGTCTGGATCTGATCGAGCAGGCTGCCATCGTGCTGCTCAGCATGGGCGAGGAGCCTGCTGCCGGCGTGTTGCGTTGCCTGGAGCGCGAAGACCTGCTGGCCGTCACTCAGGTGATGTCCCGCCTCAGCGGTATTCGCGTGGATTCGGTGCGCCAGTCGCTGCAGCATTTCTTCGATGACTACCGCGAGCAAAGCGGTGTGCATGGTGCCTCGCGCAGCTTCTTGCAGCGCTCGTTGGCGCTGGCGCTGGGCGGCGACATCGCCGGCAGCGTGCTCGACAGCATTTACGGCGACGAGATCCGCCCCAAGATGGCGCGGCTGCAATGGGCGGCGCCGGCCTGGCTGGCCGAGCGGCTGGCCCAGGAGCACCCGCGCATGCAAGCGGTGTTTCTGGCCTTTTTGCCGCCCAAACTGGCCGGCGATGTGATCGAGCATCTGCCCGAGTCAGGCCGCGAGGCCCTGGTGCTCAACGTGGCCAAGCTCAAGGACGTGGATCGAGATCTGCTGGTGCAACTGGAAATGCTGACCGAGCAGTATCTGGCCGAGTTCGGCACGCAAAGCGTGTCCATGGAGGGTGTGAAGCAGGCGGCGGAAATTCTCAACCGCATTCCGGGCAACAAGCAGGAGTTGGTGGCGCGCCTGCGGGCCCGCGATCCTGAAATCGCCTCCGCGATCGAAACCGAGATGTATGACTTCTTCGTGCTCTCGACCCAGTCCGAGACCACGCTGACCCAGATCATCGAGGCCGTGCCGGCCGAGCTGTGGGCGCTGGCGCTCAAGGGCGCCGAGCCTGCGGTGCGCAAGGCCGTGCTGGGCGCCATGCCACGCCGCCAGGCGCAGAGCTTTGAAGACCAGATGCGCCGCAGCGGCCCCGTGCCTTTGAGTCGTGTGGAGCAGGCGCGGCGCGAGATCATGGATCTGGTCAAGGCCATGGTTGACGCGGGTGAGCTGGAGATTCAGTTGTTCGCCGAAGCGGTGGTGGAGTGA
- the fliH gene encoding flagellar assembly protein FliH — protein sequence MLYRPYHFPPLDLVQADRAQQGADGSAAGDAVGPEDARALAQAYEQAVQRGHAQGFAQGQAEGERAGYEAGLQTGVQAGRAESLQGARDELKSLGAPVTELKQQLQLLHADWEASLRKDLIDLVERVARQVVRCELTLQPAQILALVEETLQGMPQRTGEVQVYLNPVDLQRIQELDSTRVPDWKLQADSTLDAGECRLRVGEAEVDAGCKQRLGACMEQVREQLQPAEAL from the coding sequence GTGCTTTACCGCCCCTATCATTTTCCGCCCTTGGACCTGGTGCAGGCCGACCGCGCACAGCAGGGTGCAGACGGCAGCGCCGCCGGCGATGCCGTGGGGCCGGAGGATGCCCGGGCCTTGGCTCAGGCCTATGAACAGGCGGTGCAGCGCGGCCACGCCCAGGGCTTTGCCCAGGGGCAGGCCGAGGGCGAGCGCGCCGGCTATGAGGCCGGGCTGCAAACCGGCGTTCAGGCAGGTCGCGCCGAGTCCCTGCAAGGCGCGCGCGACGAGCTGAAGAGCCTGGGCGCGCCAGTGACGGAGCTGAAGCAGCAGCTGCAGTTGCTGCATGCCGACTGGGAGGCCAGCCTGCGCAAGGATTTGATCGACCTGGTCGAGCGGGTGGCGCGCCAGGTGGTGCGCTGCGAGCTGACGCTGCAGCCGGCGCAGATTCTGGCGCTGGTCGAGGAAACCCTGCAGGGCATGCCCCAGCGCACGGGCGAGGTCCAGGTCTACCTGAACCCGGTCGATCTGCAGCGCATCCAGGAGCTGGACAGCACGCGCGTGCCCGACTGGAAGCTGCAGGCCGACAGCACTCTCGATGCCGGCGAATGCCGTTTGCGCGTGGGAGAGGCCGAGGTCGATGCCGGTTGCAAGCAGCGTCTGGGTGCCTGTATGGAACAGGTGCGTGAGCAGCTGCAGCCAGCGGAGGCCTTGTGA